Proteins from a genomic interval of Solea solea chromosome 10, fSolSol10.1, whole genome shotgun sequence:
- the anapc11 gene encoding anaphase-promoting complex subunit 11, translated as MKVKIRQWNGVASWLWVANDENCGICRMPFNGCCPDCKVPGDDCPLVWGQCSHCFHMHCILKWLNSQQVQQQCPMCRQEWKFKE; from the exons ATGAAGGTGAAGATCCGACAATGGAACGGCGTGGCCTCGTGGCTGTGGGTGGCCAATGATGAGAACTGTGGCATCTGCAGGATGCCCTTCAACGGCTGCTGCCCAGACT GTAAAGTGCCCGGAGACGACTGCCCGCTGGTCTGGGGTCAGTGCTCTCATTGTTTCCACATGCACTGCATCCTGAAATGGCTGAACTCGCAGCAGGTCCAGCAGCAGTGCCCCATGTGCCGTCAGGAGTGGAAGTTCAAAGAGTGA
- the ppp1r27b gene encoding protein phosphatase 1 regulatory subunit 27b, whose protein sequence is MMKFYQCPVSKPVGVADYTKDPRVSVSCKSSAPLKHIRSVHFPNDILFQDYVREGELERIGRFIRARRVNLDTIYLSGMAAIHEAVLSGNLECVKLLVQYGADIHQRDEDGWTPLHMACSDGFPHIARYLLALGADQELENDCGERPADLIDPDNRELLELFGLVVND, encoded by the exons ATGATGAAGTTCTACCAGTGCCCCGTGTCCAAACCTGTGGGAGTCGCAGATTACACCAAGGACCCCAGAGTCTCAGTGAGCTGCAAGAGCTCTGCTCCTCTGAAGCACATACGCAGTGTTCACTTCCCTAACGACATCCTCTTCCAGGACTACGTGCGGGAAGGCGAGCTGGAGAGGATCGGACGCTTCATCCGAGCCAGGAGAGTCAACCTGGACACCATCTACCTCTCGG GCATGGCTGCCATTCACGAGGCCGTCCTGTCTGGGAACCTGGAGTGTGTGAAGCTGCTGGTCCAGTACGGAGCAGATATCCACCAGAGAGACGAGGACGGGTGGACCCCGCTGCACATGGCCTGTAGTGACGGCTTCCCACACATCGCCCG TTACCTTCTCGCGCTGGGTGCTGACCAGGAGCTGGAGAACGACTGCGGGGAGAGGCCGGCTGACCTCATTGACCCGGACAACAGGGAGCTACTGGAACTCTTTGGGCTGGTGGTCAACGACTGA
- the p4hb gene encoding protein disulfide-isomerase: protein MLKFLLVCTLAVASSSAEIAEEEDVLVLKSENFDEAIGAHKHLLVEFYAPWCGHCKALAPEYAKAAGMLKSDGSLIRLAKVDATEEGKLAEKFGVQGYPTIKFFKDGKPKDYAGGRTASEIVSWLKKRTGPPFTTLSDVAEAEALLEKEVVVIGFFKDPSSDDAKTFVEVADSTDDIIFGMTSDDAVFSKYEVSADSVVLFKKFDEGRNTFDGKLTTENLKAFVKANQLPLVTEFTDQTAPKIFGGDIKSHILMFLPKSGEDFDEKIDEFKKAAAGFKGKILFIFINSDVEDNQRILEFFGLKKDDCPAIRLITLEDEMTKYKPESEVITAESITDFCTRFVDGKVKPHLMSEDIPEDWDKNPVKVLVSKNFEEVAFNPTKNVFVEFYAPWCGHCKQLTPIWDKLGEKYKDHESIIVAKMDSTANELEAVKVQSFPTLKFFPAGPERKVVDYNGERMLDDFVRFLESGGKDGGAPPADEDEDLDPEDFDLDGQDEESDGEDGGDDDGHDEL, encoded by the exons ATGTTGAAGTTTCTGCTCGTCTGTACTCTGGCTGTGGCCAGCAGCAGCGCTGAGATCGCCGAGGAAGAAGATGTCCTGGTGCTGAAGTCGGAGAACTTCGACGAGGCTATCGGGGCTCACAAACACCTCCTGGTTGAATTCT ATGCCCCATGGTGCGGCCACTGCAAGGCCCTGGCCCCAGAGTATGCCAAGGCAGCCGGCATGCTGAAGTCCGATGGCTCGCTGATTCGCCTGGCTAAAGTGGACGCCACAGAAGAGGGCAAACTCGCAGAAAAGTTTGGTGTGCAGGGATACCCCACCATCAAGTTCTTCAAGGATGGAAAGCCCAAAGATTATGCCG gTGGCAGGACGGCCTCAGAGATCGTCAGCTGGCTGAAGAAACGCACCGGCCCACCCTTCACCACCTTGTCTGATGTCGCTGAGGCCGAGGCTCTGCTCGAAAAAGAAGTGGTCGTCATCGGGTTCTTCAAG GACCCCTCTTCTGACGATGCCAAGACGTTCGTAGAAGTAGCCGATTCCACCGACGACATCATCTTTGGCATGACCTCCGACGACGCCGTCTTCTCAAAGTACGAGGTGTCCGCGGACAGCGTTGTCCTCTTCAAGaag TTCGATGAGGGGCGCAACACCTTTGATGGAAAGCTGACCACAGAAAACCTCAAGGCTTTTGTCAAAGCCAACCAACTTCCTCTGGTCACCGAGTTCACAGATCAG ACCGCCCCCAAAATCTTTGGAGGAGACATCAAGTCCCACATCCTCATGTTTCTGCCCAAGTCTGGGGAAGACTTCGACGAGAAAATTGACGAGTTTAAGAAAGCCGCAGCAGGGTTCAAAGGCAAG aTCCTGTTCATCTTCATCAACAGCGACGTGGAAGACAACCAGCGCATCCTGGAGTTCTTTGGCCTGAAGAAGGACGACTGCCCAGCCATCCGCCTCATCACCCTCGAGGACGAGATGACCAAGTACAAGCCAGAGAGCGAAGTCATCACAGCAGAGAGCATCACTGATTTCTGCACTCGCTTTGTTGATGGCAAGGTCAAG CCTCACCTCATGAGCGAGGATATCCCCGAAGACTGGGACAAAAACCCAGTTAAAGTGTTGGTGAGCAAGAACTTTGAAGAGGTCGCTTTCAATCCCACCAAGAATGTCTTTGTGGAATTCT ATGCACCTTGGTGTGGACACTGCAAACAGCTGACTCCCATCTGGGACAAGCTGGGAGAGAAGTACAAGGACCATGAGAGCATCATTGTGGCAAAGATGGACTCCACAGCCAATGAGCTCGAAGCAGTCAAAGTCCAGAGCTTTCCTACTCTCAAATTCTTCCCCGCGGGACCTGAACGCAAG GTTGTTGACTACAACGGCGAGAGAATGCTCGACGACTTCGTCAGATTTCTGGAGAGTGGTGGCAAGGACGGCGGCGCTCCTCCAGCAGACGAGGACGAAGATCTGGATCCAGAG GACTTTGATCTAGATGGACAGGACGAGGAGTCCGATGGCGAGGACGGAGGCGACGACGACGGACACGATGAGTTGTAG
- the LOC131466980 gene encoding uncharacterized protein LOC131466980, with product MVLLRLLTFTLLSSYFHPGTVVDAQPQHSIIPVLEIFPQDKVYEGDKLSITCNITCTISLYSSKNTPIYLDLRYRTKTIPIYTMDAQTKNPLDFECRFGMGNGTKNSNQRASVTELFSSPTLTMFPADVFKGENMSLTCKSESYASERIDKGELTYTLEPSDTSMISTKPGVFSVKALTFDFNYTCVAQAKGIKKRSETLTVRPKDPPLTTPPLTASADLPKNPEGKQFTTTANKNITQFQIKKLCKEHSGTSNSEATIEGEAGHMALWKEAVIGGVCLLVGLALMCVLYKFMMGRGSYSIATRAGYNQQIPEPI from the exons ATGGTTCTTCTACGACTGCTCACCTTTACACTCTTGTCCAGCT ACTTCCATCCAGGAACAGTAGTGGACGCACAGCCAC AGCACTCCATCATACCTGTTTTGGAGATATTCCCCCAGGACAAAGTCTATGAAGGAGACAAGCTCAGCATCACGTGCAACATCACATGCACCATCAGTCTGTACAGCTCTAAAAATACGCCCATCTACTTGGACCTGAGGTACAGGACCAAAACTATCCCCATCTACACCATGGATGCACAGACAAAGAACCCGCTGGATTTCGAGTGCAGATTTGGGATgggaaatggaacaaaaaactCCAACCAGAGAGCTTCAGTGACCG AACTGTTTTCATCACCCACGCTCACCATGTTCCCTGCTGACGTCTTTAAAGGAGAAAACATGTCACTGACCTGCAAAAGTGAGAGCTATGCGTCTGAGAGAATCGACAAGGGAGAGCTGACTTACACTCTTGAGCCGTCTGACACTTCTATGATCTCCACCAAGCCGGGAGTGTTTTCTGTCAAAGCCCTGACCTTTGATTTCAACTACACCTGTGTGGCTCAAGCCAAAGGCATCAAGAAACGCAGTGAAACCCTGACTGTGCGTCCTAAAG ACCCACCTCTGACCACCCCACCTCTGACCGCCTCCGCTGATTTACCGAAAAACCCAGAGGGAAAGCAGTTCACGACCACCGCGAACAAGAACATCACACAATTCCAGATCAAGAAGTTATGCAAAGAGCACAGTGGCACGTCCAACAGTGAGGCCACCATAGAGGGTGAGGCTG GTCACATGGCGCTGTGGAAGGAAGCCGTGATCGGTGGAGTTTGCCTGCTGGTGGGGTTGGCGCTGATGTGTGTGCTGTACAAATTCATGATGGGTAGAGGAAGCTATAGTATCGCTACTAGGGCTGGGTATAACCAACAAATTCCTGAACCAATTTGA